atggtaatgaaaatacttttaatactatatatatataaactctctactTTTTTTACctgaagaaggaaatactcaactgaatacgCAGTCCTGAgaagaagaatatggtaacttaaaaaactaggaaaatatatgtaatttgcgagactagcaaaatatacgtaaatttcgggatacgaatttttctctatacctcgttatcaaacttgtgtaattacgatatcatgaaaaaataaaggaaaagcttagccttaacatacatgttcctGAAATTATTTGAACGGAAAACTTCTGCTTCTGAATCCTTAAACGAAACAGTGGTTCGAAATTTTGACTAAGAACTTCGATTGTTTGAACGAAATAATTCCTTTCCTGTTCACGTTCTTGGTTTCAAACCAAGAACAGATTGAAGTCTACGAAATGAAATGAATTAAAGTCACCAAAATGAAGCTTTTTTTTAAATTGGAATTTGCTTCTGCTTGCAACGCCCCTGGGCAGATTAAGGTCTTGAAGCTTGTTTTCAAGGCATTTCTACTAATATCATGGGATAAGATTGACAAGTCTTACTAAGACGTTTAAGATTAAGATTCTTTTGACACATATAAAGGTGAGTAGTTAGTCACCTTAACTAAAAGGGGGGGAGGGGGCTGCCACGTTTTCTTGGGGTGTGAGTCTGtaaattttttatccacttattagttaaccgggtaatgttatgttacccgataattaatcaattacccgcataatttgaaaattaccacaaattacttaaaattctatttattttaaaaatacttcatatatactttatattatactactgtggtcatatggtacctcgcatggtactagtttataattatcgggtattattacttgatccgtattttatcccaaattggtcaTTTTCAACGAGACTCGTTTTCTCTAATTCGTGCATCATTTATCCTTCATGATACTTGTTTATCGCTTGTTACAAATAGCATAATTATGCTCTTCTCTAGATAATATCATCCCCGAGTTTACGTCAATTTactgaagatgaaactttaacgtaaaAAAAAaccgcgagatgtaacatccttccccccttagaaatatttgtcctcgaatgtcCATTCTTAGATACTTTGGGAACATTTTTGTTAGAGTTTCTTCCGTACATCTGACTGAAACCAACCTGTACGCAGCCAGAAAACTTACTATACATGCAACACATGGCCATTGTCTATAAATAGCAACACTTGGCTTCACACAGCTGTCCATTATAAATTCTGAGAGTTAAAAATGAGAGTTTACCTGATGACCTACTGGCCTGAGAGTTTATACCCTCGAGTCATATCTTCAGTTTGAAATAGGTGGGGGTATTTATACTTCATTTATTCTTCTACTTCCCACGTCATCTCTTCCACCTTCTTACTTTTCCATAAAACCTTCACGGATGATATCTCCTTATTTCGTAGCTTGCAGATTTGTCAGTCTAGGATGGCAACCATAATTTCcgcgtatgacaagtcctctgtaatctgtacatcatctgtgggcaccactcgggtagtaTCGCAATGCATTtctgtaacatagatacgtgaaaaaccggatggacaaactccaattccgagggcaattctaactcataatcTACTCGGCCCACTCTccaaatgatcctataaggcccaatataccgtgagctaagtttgcctttctttccaaacctcatcacgcctttcataggtaacacctttaagaatacctaatcatcaaccctgaactctaaatctcgtcaccgcatgtcagaatatgacttctgacgactctgagctgtcaacagtcgctcccgaataagctttactttttctatggcctacTGAACCAGGTATGGACCATGCAACCcggattctccaacatcaaaccaccctacaGGAGATCGGCACTTatgcccatacaaagcctcgtatagatccatctggatactagagtggtagctgttattatatgcaaactcgataagaggtagatgttcatcccaacttcttttaaaatccatCACACATGCTCGTGACATATCCTCGAGCGTTTGAATTGTGCGCTCAGCTTGTCCATCaatttgtggatgaaaagttgtgctgagattcacctgagtccCTAGCCatttctgaaaagacctccaaaaatATGCTGTAAACTGGGCACCATGGTCAGATATTATAGATATTGGCACTCCGTGTAGTCGTACTATCtctttaatatataactttgcataatcttttGTTGTATATGTAGATATGACCTGTAGGAAATGATCTGATTTCGTGAGTCtatcgactatcacccatatggaGTCGAATTTACAAtgagaacgaggtaaacccgtgataaagtccatgtttatcacctcccatttccatgtcgggatttctatagtctgcattagccctcCGATCTTTTGGTGCTCTATTTTCACCTGCTGACAACTAGGGCATTGAGCGACATACtcagcaatgttcttcttcatatcgttccaccaatacacgtccttaatgtcatgatacatctttgtcgacccagggtgaatggagtaccatgaataatgtgcctctgacataatcctGTCTCGTAGCCCTACTACATCTGGAACACACTAACGACCCAtgtatctgagaaccccatctcTTTTGAGTTCTAACAATGTCTTCTTCTGTTGTGGAATCCGCTCTCTCAACTTGACTAACTTTGGATCCTCGTACTGCCTCTCCTTTGcttcagctatgagagatgattttgcagtattttggagtacaactcctccATTGCCAAAGTCTACTAATCgaacccccaaacaagccaattgatgaatctcttTGGTTAATTGTCTTTTTTCggcctctacatgtgctaagctGCCCATAGATCGGCAacttaaggcatctgctacaaTATTAGCTTTTcctggatggtagagaatgttaacattgtaatctttcaataactcaagccatcACCTCTGTcacaaattcaactctttttgcttgaagatatattgcaggcttTTATGATTTGTGAACACAGCAACataacaccatataaataatgccgccatatcttaagtgcatggacaactgCAGCTAATTTgaggtcatgggtcggataatttTGCTCATGCTTCAttaactgccttgaagcatatgcaattactttcccatgttgcatcaggacacatcctaaccTGACACCTGAGGCATCGtaatacatggcataaccatctggaccTTCTGGAAGTGCTAGAACTGGTATTAAGGTCAACCTattcttaagctcttggaaacttTGTTCATATGCCTTTGTCTACTGAAACTTAGTCACTTTCTGCTTCACCTTtgttaatggtgctgaaagagaagaaaacccctctacgaacctccggtaatatcctgctaagcctagaaagctacaaatctctatcagagtggtaggtctaggccaggatttcacagcctcaatcttctgagtgtccACCTTTATACCTCCGTCGAATACAGTATGCCCCAAGAATACTATGGActttaaccaaaactcacacttaaaaaacttagcatacaatttatcatcacggagggtttggagtactgctcgcaggtgatccacatgctcatcctttgaatgtgaataaaccagaatatcatcaataaagactatcacgaacagatCCAAATATGACCGaaataggctattcatcaagtccataaatatggcaggtgcatttgtcaacccgaaggacataacaaggaactcaaagtggccatatcgggtcctaaaggcTGTCTTGGGAATATCTTCCTCCTAAACTCTAACctggtggtaccccgacctcaaatctatttttgaaaagcatctagctccctgtaactgatcaaacaagttgtctatccttggaagtggatatttattcttaatagttaccttgttcagttgcctatagtcgatacacatccttagGGAGTCGTCTTTCTTCCGTACAAACAATACCGGTACACCCCAAGGTAAggtactaggtctaatgaaacccttctccagtaaatcttttaactgctccttcaactccttcaattcggcaggtgccattctatacggagggatggatattggttaCTTTCCTGGAagcaaatcgatgccaaaatcaatctctcgctctggaggaatacttggaagttcatctggaaatacatcCGTGTACTCTTTGACTATTAGAATAGACCGAAGTGTATGTGTCTCAGCATCTACATCtttaactcgcacaatatgataaatgcacccttttgaaatcattttcctcgccttcaAATAGGAAATAAACCTGCCTTTGGGTGTTgctgtattacctacccattcaagaGCTGGCTCACCCGGAAAATGAAATCTAGCTGTCTTTGCTTGACAATCAACTATAgcataacaagctgccaaccagtccatgcccatgatagcatcgaaatccaacatctctagttCAACTAGGTCGGCTAAAGTCTGACGACGACAAACTGATACCATACAACCTCGGTAAATGCATCTAGCAATAATCGATTCTCCGACCGGTGTAGATACCacaaaaggatcacttagtatttcaggcacAATACCAAATTTCTGCGCGATaaatggggtaatacatgataaagtagatcctgggtctatcaaggcataaacatcgtgagaacaaatggtcaacatacctgtCACAACGTCTGGTGAGGACTCTTGATCCTGCCAACTTGCTAGCGCATAGATACGATTCTGGTTACCACCTGAACTAGACCCTCTACCTATGCCTCAACCTCTACTAGCCAAAGACTGAGACTCGTTCCCTAAAGGATACATGAACATAGCTGATCCTGTTGTTGAATTTGTCGGTTGCGCCATATCCCCGGAATCTCTATTTGGTAAATCTCGTATCATATGCCCTGGacgtccacatgtataacaagcatcaGAACTAGCTCGGTATTGGCCCAAGTGTCCTCGACCGCAGATGGCAAACCGCAGCGGAAACAGCCCTGTCTATCTCGAACCTCGTTGTCGCTGAAACTTATGCCTGGGAGCTATCACCTGGTCCTAAGTGGGTATAGCGGTCATACTTGTAACCTTGTAGCTGAGGTGGCAGATATCTAGGTGGCCGTTTAAAGTACTGGGGCCTGTAGCTACCCTGAGACTGCTCCTGAGACCTGGAAAATTTCATCCTCTTATGCTGCCCTGACTCAGTCCTCTCCGTACTTTGTTGCCGATGCCTACCCCTCTCTATATTCTGGGCAAATGCCTGAATCTgcgagatatccatactatcctatAATGCAGCGGTGCACATGCCTCGGTCAACTCTGGGCCAACCCCTCTATAAACATGTCGATTCTATCCCacatagtagcaactatggatggtgcatatctggccGATGAGTCAAAACGAAGACTATAttctcgaacactcatattgccctgctTGAGGAGTTCTACtcatctgtctgtctgaacctgcacgcatgaaatacaGCGCCCCCAGAAAGGACGTCAATGCCTACCCCTCTCTATATTCTGGGCAAATGCCTGAATCTgcgagatatccatactatcctatAATGCAGCGGTGCACACGCCTCGGTCAACTCTGGGCCAACCCCTCTATAAACATGTCGATTCTATCCCacatagtagcaactatggatggtgcatatctggccGATGAGTCAAAACGAAGACTATAttctcgaacactcatattgccctgctTGAGGAGGTCTACtcatctgtctgtctgaacctgcacgcatgaaatacagcgcccccagaaaggacgtcagtacaaaataatgtaccgagtatgtaaggcaatatactgaagctgaaactgaactgataatataataactgaaaacaactgggagtcaagaaaatttgaagatatgctcatctgctgatactgactcaactctctcaatatagtgagtaaaatagttatccgtatatatatatatatatatatatatatatatatatatatatatatatatatatatatatatatatatatatatatatatatatatatatatatatatatatatatatatatatatatatatatatatatatatatatatatatatatatatatatatatatatatatatatataaattgggctcgctcatagccggtcggccataataggcttggtatataacttaccatctgatcaaaggttgcccaatagaggcctacctatcgattatagctcgatggtaatgaaaatacttttaatactatttatatgtaaactctctgctcttttgaccagaataaggaaatactcaactaaaTACGCAGTCtcgataagaagaatatggtaacttacaaaactaggaaaatatatgtaatttgcgagactagcaaaatatacgtaaattctgggATATAAATTTTTCTCTAtacctcgttatcaaacttgtgtaataaCTATATCAtccaaaaatgaaggaaaagcttaTCCTTAACATACATGTTCCGGAAATTATTTGAACGGAATAAAACTTCTGCTTCTGAATCCTTGAACGAAACAGTGGTTCGAAATTTTATCTAAGGATTTAGATTGTTTGAACGAAATAATTCCTTTCTTGTTCACGTTCTTGGTTTCAAACCAAGAAGAGATTGAAGTCTACGAAATGAAATGAATTTAAAGTAACCAAAATGAAGCTTTTTTTTGAAATTGGAATTTGCTTCTGCTTTCAACGTCTCTTGGCAGATTATGGTCTTAAAGCTTGTTTTCAAGGCATTTCTACTAATATCATGGGATAAGATTGGCAAGTCTTACTAAGACTTTTAAGATTAAGATTTTTTTGACACATATAAAGGTGAGTAGTTAGTCACCTTAACTAAAAGGGGGGAGGGGCTGCCACGTTTTTTTGGGGTGTGAGTTTGtaaattttttatccacttattagttaaccgggtaatgttatgttacctggtaattaatcaattatccgtataatttaaaaattatcacaaattacttaaaattctatttattttcaaaatacttcatatatactttatatattatactaccgtggtcatatggtacctcgcatggtactagtttataattatcgggtattattacttaatccgtattttatcccaaattagtcattttcaacgaaactccttttctctaattcgtgcatcatttatccttcatgatacttatttatcgcttgttacaaATAGCATAATTATGCTAACCTCCATATAATATCATCTCCGAGTTTACGTCAAtttactgaagacgaaactttaacgtacgaaaaaaatgcgagatgtaacagtaAGATGGGATTCCTTAGGAGCCTACTGAAATCTTGCATACTTGCAAACACTGAACATAATATCTGGTCGACTAGCAGTGAGATATAATAAGGATCCAATCATTCCTCTATACATAGTTTTATCAACACTTTTTTCATTGCTGTTTTTATCAAGCATTGTTGTTGGATTCATTGGAGTTCCAATAGACTTAGCATTATCCATGCCTAACTTCTTTATAAGTTCCTTGGTGTACTTGGTTTGGCTAATAAAGATCCCTTTAGGAGACTGTTTGACTTGCAGTCCAAGAAAGAAAGTTAATTCTCCcttcatactcatttcaaattctcctttcatagaaagaGCAAATTCTTCACATAGAACAGAGTTAAGACTACCAAAAACaatgtcatcaatataaatttGAGTAAAAATATTACCTGAACTTGAATGCTTAATGAACAGAGTTGTATCTATATTACCTCGTTTGAAACCTTGATTTAGACGGAAAGAGCTTAACTTTCATACCACGAGGAGCTTGCTTGAGTCCGTACAGAGCTTTAGTCAGCTTGTATACATGATCTAGGAGAGTGATATACAAATCCAGGAGGTTGCTTCACATATACTTCTTCAGAGATGTAGCCATTTAGAAATGCactttttacatccatttgaaaCAGTTTGAATCCTTTGTGAGCGACAAATACAAGTAATATTCGAATAGATTTCAATCTTGCCACAGGTGCGAAGGTTTCATCATAGTCGATTCCTTCTTGCTAAGAGTATCCTTGCGCAACTAGCCTTGCTTTATTTCGAACTACTTGTCTAGATTCATCCAATTTATTCTTGAACACCCATTTTGTTCCTACAATAGAGGAGTTTGAAGGTTTTGGAACCAGTTCCCATACTTTCTTTCTTTCAAACTGATCAAGTCCATCTTTCATTGCTTTGATACAATGAACATCTTTCAGTGCTTCATCCACTTTATTTGGATCAAGTTGAGAAATTAGAGCCACATGTGATTTTAGCTTTTGGAATCTTCTAGTAGTGATTCCTTCATGTGGGTCTCCGATAATGAATTTATGAGGATAGTCAGGTTCACTTTTTCATTCATTTGGAGTGTTTGAAGACGGTTCTCTTTCCACATTTGTCGACTGATCTATTTGGGAAGGTTCGTGATATTCAATATGCTCTTCAATTGACTGAGTCTGCTGACCAGTTGACTTATTTTGATGATCTTTTCCTATAACAACAGATTTAGGGACAATAGAAATTTCTTCATCTTCAGTAAGTTTTTCATTCCTTAAGCGAGGGTTAGTATCAACGAAAACAACATGAATTGATTCTTCAATGCATAAGGTTCTTTTATTATAGCCCTATATGCTCTACTTGAGGGAGAGTATCCAAGAAATATACCTTCGTCAGTTTTAGGATCAAACTTACCCAGATTGTCCTTCCATTGTTGTGAATGAAACATTTGCATCCAAAAAAGTGAAAATAGCTGATGTTGGGTTTCTTACCATTTCATAGTTCATATGGATTCCTTTTAAGGATTGGTCGAATTAGACACCTATTGATGATATGGTAAGTTGTGCTCACAGCTTCTGCCCAGAAACGGTGAGGTGGAGAATTTTCCACAATCATGGTTCTTGCCATGTCCTATAAATTTCTATTTTTACGTTCTACCACTCCATTCTGTTATGGTGACCTTGGTGAAGAGAAGTTGTGAGAGATTCCTTGATTATTGCGAAAGATTTCAAAAACTCTGCTTTTAAATTCTCCTCCATGATCACTTCTGATAGTAGAAATGTGGTATCCCTTTTCTCGTTGAACCTTCTTACAAAATACTTCAAAATTCCTTAGAGTTTCATCTTtatgacttaaaaacataactcATGTAAATCGAGAAAAATCATCCACAATAACAAAATATATTTCCTACCACATATACTTGTAGTTCTAGTTGGACCAAATAAATCCATATGCAATAGTTGAAGAGGTTTAGAGGTAGAAacaatatttttgattttgaaagatgAGCGAGTATGTTTTCCTAGTTGACATGCATCGCAAATATGATCTTTTGAAAAACCTAGTTTTGGAAGAACAATGACAAGATCATGTTTAGAAAGTTTTTGAATAGTATTCATGCTAGCATGACAGACCCAGGGATCATCAATCATAGAAGCAAGACAAATttgatccccaagattatctataTTGCTAATAGTATATACATTCCTGTCTTTATTACCTGAGAGAATGACCTTACCTGATTCGTCTTTTATAAACCAATCGTGTTTCTTAAAATAAACCTCATAGTCATTATTACATAGTTAACTGATACTGAGAAGATTGTGCCGAGTTCATCAACCAGGTATAATTCGTCTATATCATATGTTGAGCTCAAAagaacttttccaactccaattACATTACCTTTTGATTTATCTCCAAAAGTGAGTGTTCCGCCATCTAGTTTGGTGACTGTATTGAGTAGTTGTTTGTCACCAGTCATATGTCTGGAACACGCGCTATCGAGATACTATTTTTCTTTTCGATTCTTCTTGCGGTGTTCCTCATTGGTTCCCCCTTCTGCCATAAAGCCAAGTTCATTTGGGTTTTCTTCCTCATCTGCTTCTTCATCTGCCATCAGCCCAAGCTCCCCTGAATCTTCATTTTCATGAATATCCATGAAACACATATTTGCAATTTCTTCATGATCATATTCTTCTTCATCACTCTAGGCTCCAAAAAATTTCTTCTTTTGCATGTTTCTGCTGAGCTTCTTCTTTAGTTCAGGAAAATCCGCTTGAATGGGCCCAAATTTTCCACATTCATAGCACCTCCCATAATTTTTATCAGTTTCATTATTTATCCTTCCTTTCCTGAAGTTAGACTTTCCTCTTCTGTTATTTCTGTTCTTCCTCATCATGCTTGTTACAACTTGAGAGAGCATGGCTATGTTTTCATCTTactttcctccttcttcttcctcgtcaTTTTCTGGTTTAGCCACAGTTGCTTTAAAAGcaactattttcttcttttctcgtTGAATTTGCCTATCCAAGTGAGTTTTCTCACAGGCAATTAGATCACCTCTAAGTTCATCATAGGATATTTTGTCAAGATCCTGATACTTGAGAGCAATGACCTTGGGCTGCCAAATCGTGGGTAGACTTTTGAAAATTTTTTGACTTGTTCTCCGCTTTTTATTGTTATACCAAAGGATTTTACATCTCCAAGAATTTTGCTAAACATAGAGAACATTTCCTCGGCAGATTCTCCATCCTTCACTTGAAATAGCTCATACTCACGAACCAAAAAATTTGTCCTTGTTTCTTTTACCTTGTTGGTTCCTTCATATGTGACCTTCAATTTTTTCCACATTTCCTTAGCAGTTTCACAGCTTGAGATCTTTTCATGCTCTTCACCGCTGATAGCATTGTACAATAGATTTTTTGCTTTAGTATTCACAGTTATGACAGCAGCTTGCTAGTCAGTGTAATCATCCAAATCAAGTGGATCAGTTGATACTATAACTTGACCATTCTCATCTTTCTTTGGGGTAATTGGAAGATTTCCCTTTTTGATCACCCGCCAGACTTTGATGTCATATGACATGGTGTATGTTTCCATACGCACTttccaacaaaaaaaaattgtccGTTGAAATATGGTAGTCGTACTTGAGAGGTTCCTTCTTGAAATAATGCACCAACGACTGTGTTCGATCCCATGATCTTTTTCTCACTAGCTGTTAAGAAAAGTTTGTGAGCCTAGAtttgataccaattgaaagtacaagagggggagGGTGAATTGTGGTCTATTAAAAAAATAGTTGACTAAGGATGAGATTAGTCGACTAGATCTCGTGTAGAATGCAAATAGAGATAAATAAAGAGAATAGTAAACAGAACAACACACAgaaatttttatactggttcgatACCGGTGTGGTACTTACGTCCAGTTTCCCTTGGGTCATAAGGGTTCTCTTAGAACTTGAAAATAATTATAGAAATGGTGGTTTTAACCCGTTCATCACCAACGGAATGTAGCAGCTATATATTTTGAATGTTGACACAACTCTCTTTTGCGTTCTAACTCTTCCTATTTTTTATGATACTGGTAAACTGAAGAATACTGTGTTTATTCTAAGAAGTAGAGAGACTTAGAAGATAATGTTTGTAGTTGCGCAAATCTTCTTTATGAACTGAGCAAACTTCTTATAGGGGAGTTTGAGAGTCGTTGCAATTTGTCTTGATTGAGGCACAGAATCCTCTTAGGGGTTTGACCCAAGGGGTGCCTTTCGAATCCCGCACTTGAGATAGGCTGGAGTCGTTCATGACTTTCCTTGTCACCTCCTTATTTTATGGAGAGATTTGAGCCTTCGACTTTGCTGATTGAAGATGCTGaatattctttgatcttcacTTGATATATTTCCTTGTTTGATAGTCTTGATCTCCTTCGATTGAGACTGAGAGGCACGATGGATTTGGTTTCCTTTTTGATGGCTTCTTGTCCTTTGATTCAGCATCATCTCATTTCGCTTAGACATCATCAACTCCTTTGGTTCAGCATAATCTCCTTTGGTTTAGACATTATCAGCTTCTTTCCTTTTGACAGCTTCTTAAcagctttctttccttttgttgATACCTTAATTTCTACAATCAATGTAAATAGATTGTCATCATTGAAACATAGATTTAGAGTTAACACTATCTACgacatttttgtattttggttGTAAAACCATCATGTATAACGTTATATTAACTTGGTATATTTTTCCATCCATTCAAtttaaaaacaaacaaaataatcaAAAAAACTGCAATAGAAAAATTGGTAGTGACGATGAAGAAAAGCATTTTGCACAGTTTCTCCATTTTCAcattcctatttttttatataattttcaTTTCATATTTTCCTATTTATTATACTTTTGTTTAATTGAGAAACTAAAATAGCTCTGATGttttaacagcttgtttggatggttgttacccattgtattgtatcgtattgttatgTTAAATACGATGTTTATtgtgattgttacttaaattttattgtatcgtatcgttaaatccgtcgttacgtaacgatgaaatgtgccacttatgtaacgaccgatttgatGTGGTCACATCGttaccttatttttttctctcaatctcacccttcattattattaaataattttattttatcatttaccatacctttttatatattaattttaccttgtatcatagtttttctttataatactgcaagtttattcttcatattgccgGTGCGTGGTATCATGAAACGATGAcaaacgacacaatctatccaaatattgtatttatcaaataatacagtacaatacaatacagtatgatacgatacattatgaaacgatacgtaacaaccatccaaacaagcagTAAATTGCAATAACAAATATACACTTTTATAGAATCATTTTTTCCCCATTCAAATAGTAACAATTGTCATAAAAGATTAAGTTAGAGGTTATTATTTGATCAGCAGAATATAAATTTTATTAGAAGCGCAAAACACTCTGAGATAATAACACTGAAATCTGCATCTATATTTATTTATTTCGTACTGTTAAACAAACTTTAGTTTATTATGCTAGTACATTGATCTTCATGTAATTGCCACGTAAGTAGAGAATAAGAGAACAGTAATCCTTTTCTTTGATAAAAGAAGCTCTACATGATGTCAAGATTGTGGCAATATTTTAATGACAAGTGTCTTAGCCTTCTAGAAGACTATGCCAAGTGGCAAATTTGATTATCCACTTTCTTGTCATGCACTAGAAATTTATATACAATTTTAAGTATAAATAGTCATCATTTGGCTGCACAAAATCATCCCATTAAAAGTGCTTTTCTATTTAgccttcttctctttctctcttagcttctcttattttcattttctttgtcctATTCTCTTTTCAATCTTGTTGGATTATTGTAATATAAATATTTTGTTGATTcctgtatcctctaaataaaatTAGATAT
This sequence is a window from Nicotiana sylvestris chromosome 3, ASM39365v2, whole genome shotgun sequence. Protein-coding genes within it:
- the LOC138888443 gene encoding uncharacterized mitochondrial protein AtMg00810-like; this translates as MDVKSAFLNGYISEEVYVKQPPGFVYHSPRSCNIFTQIYIDDIVFGSLNSVLCEEFALSMKGEFEMSMKGELTFFLGLQVKQSPKGIFISQTKYTKELIKKLGMDNAKSIGTPMNPTTMLDKNSNEKSVDKTMYRGMIGSLLYLTASRPDIMFSVCKYARFQ